The following proteins come from a genomic window of Athalia rosae chromosome 1, iyAthRosa1.1, whole genome shotgun sequence:
- the LOC105690902 gene encoding glycine-rich cell wall structural protein-like isoform X1: MGTVNKVLTGFVIALVGVGFVLCHPGGHHHGGGGGGGGGGGHAHSYQHFHGPVVGAGQEVSWKDKHGHHHTDYVAYPSYEFAYGVADHHTKDIHNQKEHRDGKNVAGEYSVHEPGGNVRTVKYHADHHGGFHAVVHNSGGNDHSGGSYGGHGHGNGGGGGHGHGHGNGGGGGHGHGHGGGAGHGHGGGGEGGYGGHGHGGGGDGGYGGHGHGGGGEGGYGGHGHGGGGDGGYGGHGHGGGY, encoded by the exons ATGGGTACTGTAAACAAG GTACTGACGGGATTCGTCATCGCACTGGTGGGCGTCGGATTTGTTCTCTGCCATCCGGGAGGACATCATCACGGAG gcggaggcggaggcggaggcggaggcggaCACGCTCATTCCTACCAACATTTCCACGGACCGGTTGTGGGAGCTGGACAAGAAGTTTCCTGGAAGGACAAACACGGTCATCATCATACCGACTACGTGGCGTACCCGAGCTACGAATTTGCCTACGGAGTCGCGGATCATCATACGAAGGACATACACAACCAGAAGGAGCATCGAGACG GGAAAAACGTCGCCGGAGAGTACAGCGTTCACGAGCCAGGTGGCAATGTGAGGACGGTCAAATATCACGCCGACCATCACGGGGGTTTTCACGCCGTCGTCCATAACAGCGGCGGCAATGATCACTCCGGGGGGAGCTACGGCGGACACGGACACGGAAACGGGGGCGGCGGAGGTCACGGACACGGACACGGAAACGGAGGCGGCGGAGGTCACGGACACGGACACGGAGGCGGCGCAGGTCACGGACACGGCGGCGGAGGCGAGGGTGGTTACGGTGGCCATGGGCACGGCGGAGGAGGCGACGGTGGTTACGGAGGACACGGACACGGCGGAGGAGGCGAGGGTGGTTACGGTGGCCATGGGCACGGCGGAGGAGGCGACGGTGGTTACGGAGGACACGGACACGGCGGCGGATACTAA
- the LOC105690902 gene encoding glycine-rich protein DOT1-like isoform X4 has translation MGTVNKVLTGFVIALVGVGFVLCHPGGHHHGGGGGGGGGGGHAHSYQHFHGPVVGAGQEVSWKDKHGHHHTDYVAYPSYEFAYGVADHHTKDIHNQKEHRDGKNVAGEYSVHEPGGNVRTVKYHADHHGGFHAVVHNSGGNDHSGGSYGGHGHGNGGGGGHGHGHGNGGGGGHGHGHGGGAGHGHGGGGEGGYGGHGHGGGGDGGYGGHGHGGGY, from the exons ATGGGTACTGTAAACAAG GTACTGACGGGATTCGTCATCGCACTGGTGGGCGTCGGATTTGTTCTCTGCCATCCGGGAGGACATCATCACGGAG gcggaggcggaggcggaggcggaggcggaCACGCTCATTCCTACCAACATTTCCACGGACCGGTTGTGGGAGCTGGACAAGAAGTTTCCTGGAAGGACAAACACGGTCATCATCATACCGACTACGTGGCGTACCCGAGCTACGAATTTGCCTACGGAGTCGCGGATCATCATACGAAGGACATACACAACCAGAAGGAGCATCGAGACG GGAAAAACGTCGCCGGAGAGTACAGCGTTCACGAGCCAGGTGGCAATGTGAGGACGGTCAAATATCACGCCGACCATCACGGGGGTTTTCACGCCGTCGTCCATAACAGCGGCGGCAATGATCACTCCGGGGGGAGCTACGGCGGACACGGACACGGAAACGGGGGCGGCGGAGGTCACGGACACGGACACGGAAACGGAGGCGGCGGAGGTCACGGACACGGACACGGAGGCGGCGCAGGTCACGGACACGGCGGCGGAG GCGAGGGTGGTTACGGTGGCCATGGGCACGGCGGAGGAGGCGACGGTGGTTACGGAGGACACGGACACGGCGGCGGATACTAA
- the LOC105690902 gene encoding ctenidin-3-like isoform X3 encodes MGTVNKVLTGFVIALVGVGFVLCHPGGHHHGGGGGGGGGGGHAHSYQHFHGPVVGAGQEVSWKDKHGHHHTDYVAYPSYEFAYGVADHHTKDIHNQKEHRDGKNVAGEYSVHEPGGNVRTVKYHADHHGGFHAVVHNSGGNDHSGGSYGGHGHGNGGGGGHGHGHGNGGGGGHGHGHGGGAGHGHGGGGEGGYGGHGHGGGGEGGYGGHGHGGGGDGGYGGHGHGGGY; translated from the exons ATGGGTACTGTAAACAAG GTACTGACGGGATTCGTCATCGCACTGGTGGGCGTCGGATTTGTTCTCTGCCATCCGGGAGGACATCATCACGGAG gcggaggcggaggcggaggcggaggcggaCACGCTCATTCCTACCAACATTTCCACGGACCGGTTGTGGGAGCTGGACAAGAAGTTTCCTGGAAGGACAAACACGGTCATCATCATACCGACTACGTGGCGTACCCGAGCTACGAATTTGCCTACGGAGTCGCGGATCATCATACGAAGGACATACACAACCAGAAGGAGCATCGAGACG GGAAAAACGTCGCCGGAGAGTACAGCGTTCACGAGCCAGGTGGCAATGTGAGGACGGTCAAATATCACGCCGACCATCACGGGGGTTTTCACGCCGTCGTCCATAACAGCGGCGGCAATGATCACTCCGGGGGGAGCTACGGCGGACACGGACACGGAAACGGGGGCGGCGGAGGTCACGGACACGGACACGGAAACGGAGGCGGCGGAGGTCACGGACACGGACACGGAGGCGGCGCAGGTCACGGACACGGCGGCGGAGGCGAGGGTGGTTACGGTGGCCATGGGCACGGCGGAGGAG GCGAGGGTGGTTACGGTGGCCATGGGCACGGCGGAGGAGGCGACGGTGGTTACGGAGGACACGGACACGGCGGCGGATACTAA
- the LOC105690902 gene encoding glycine-rich cell wall structural protein-like isoform X2: MGTVNKVLTGFVIALVGVGFVLCHPGGHHHGGGGGGGGGHAHSYQHFHGPVVGAGQEVSWKDKHGHHHTDYVAYPSYEFAYGVADHHTKDIHNQKEHRDGKNVAGEYSVHEPGGNVRTVKYHADHHGGFHAVVHNSGGNDHSGGSYGGHGHGNGGGGGHGHGHGNGGGGGHGHGHGGGAGHGHGGGGEGGYGGHGHGGGGDGGYGGHGHGGGGEGGYGGHGHGGGGDGGYGGHGHGGGY; the protein is encoded by the exons ATGGGTACTGTAAACAAG GTACTGACGGGATTCGTCATCGCACTGGTGGGCGTCGGATTTGTTCTCTGCCATCCGGGAGGACATCATCACGGAG gcggaggcggaggcggaggcggaCACGCTCATTCCTACCAACATTTCCACGGACCGGTTGTGGGAGCTGGACAAGAAGTTTCCTGGAAGGACAAACACGGTCATCATCATACCGACTACGTGGCGTACCCGAGCTACGAATTTGCCTACGGAGTCGCGGATCATCATACGAAGGACATACACAACCAGAAGGAGCATCGAGACG GGAAAAACGTCGCCGGAGAGTACAGCGTTCACGAGCCAGGTGGCAATGTGAGGACGGTCAAATATCACGCCGACCATCACGGGGGTTTTCACGCCGTCGTCCATAACAGCGGCGGCAATGATCACTCCGGGGGGAGCTACGGCGGACACGGACACGGAAACGGGGGCGGCGGAGGTCACGGACACGGACACGGAAACGGAGGCGGCGGAGGTCACGGACACGGACACGGAGGCGGCGCAGGTCACGGACACGGCGGCGGAGGCGAGGGTGGTTACGGTGGCCATGGGCACGGCGGAGGAGGCGACGGTGGTTACGGAGGACACGGACACGGCGGAGGAGGCGAGGGTGGTTACGGTGGCCATGGGCACGGCGGAGGAGGCGACGGTGGTTACGGAGGACACGGACACGGCGGCGGATACTAA
- the LOC105690903 gene encoding cuticle protein 19-like — protein sequence MAFKLVAVLVVVAVAQVRVNLAGHAHSFANYHGPVEGPAQEVTVHDKHGHHHVDYVAHPKYEFAYGVEDHHTGDYHGQKEHRDGKNVAGEYTLHEPGGNVRTVKYHADHHGGFHAVVHNSGGNDHSGGTYGGHGHGHH from the exons ATGGCATTCAAG TTAGTCGCGGTCCtcgtggtggtggcggtggcgcAAGTCCGTGTCAATTTGGCGGGGCATGCCCACAGTTTTGCCAACTATCACGGACCCGTCGAAGGTCCGGCCCAAGAAGTGACCGTACACGACAAACACGGACATCACCACGTCGACTACGTCGCCCACCCGAAATACGAGTTCGCTTACGGAGTCGAGGATCATCACACCGGGGATTACCACGGCCAGAAAGAGCACAGGGACG GTAAAAACGTCGCCGGTGAATACACTCTCCACGAACCCGGCGGCAACGTGAGAACCGTAAAGTATCACGCCGATCATCACGGAGGGTTCCATGCCGTCGTGCACAATAGCGGTGGCAACGATCACTCGGGAGGAACTTACGGTGGCCACGGACACGGTCATCACTAA